Below is a window of Stappia sp. DNA.
ACCAACCCGATGCGCTCGGCGATCAAGCAGGTCGCCTCGGGCCGCTTCGGCGTGACCACCGAGTATCTGGTCAACTCCGACATGATCCAGATCAAGGTCGCCCAGGGCGCCAAGCCCGGCGAGGGCGGCCAGCTGCCCGGCCACAAGGTCGACGCGGTGATCGCCAAGGTGCGCCACTCCACGCCGGGCGTCGGCCTGATCTCGCCGCCGCCGCACCACGACATCTACTCGATCGAGGATCTGGCGCAGCTGATCTACGATCTGAAGAACGTCAATCCGGCGGCCGATATTTCGGTGAAGCTGGTGTCGGAAGTGGGGGTCGGCACGGTCGCGGCCGGCGTCGCCAAGGCGCGCGCCGATCACATCACCATCTCCGGCTACGACGGCGGCACGGGCGCCTCTCCGCTCACCTCGATCAAGCATGCCGGCAGCCCCTGGGAGATGGGTCTCGCCGAAACCCAGCAGACGCTGGTGCTCAACGGCCTGCGCTCGCGCGTCGCGCTGCAGGTCGACGGCGGACTGAAGACCGGCCGCGACGTGTTGATCGGCGCGCTGCTCGGCGCCGACGAGTTCGGCTTCTCCACCGCGCCGCTGATCGCCGCCGGCTGCATCATGATGCGCAAGTGCCACCTCAACACCTGTCCGGTCGGCATCGCCACCCAGGATCCGGTGCTGCGCAAGCGCTTCAAGGGCACGCCGGAGCACGTGGTCAACTACTTCTTCTTCGTCGCCGAGGAAGTGCGCGCGCTGATGGCGGAAATGGGCATCGCCCGCTTCGAGGAGCTTGTCGGGCGCACCGACCTGCTCGACCAGGACAGGATGGTCGAGCACTGGAAGGCGCGCGGGCTCGACGTGTCGCGCCTGTTCCACATGCCCGACGCCGCGCCGGAGGCCCGCCGCTGGACCGAGCGGCAGAAGCACCCGATCGACGACATCCTCGACCGGCGCCTGATCGCGGCGGCCGCGCCCGCGCTCGACACCAAGGAGCCGGTCACGATCACCGAGACCATCGCCAACGTCGACCGCTCGACGGGCGCGATGCTGTCGGGCGAGGTCGCCCGCCGCTACGGGCACAAGGGGCTCAAGGACGGCACCATCGACATCCGCCTCACCGGCACGGCCGGCCAGGCTTTCGGTGCCTTCCTCGCCCGCGGCATTGCCATGACGCTCGAGGGCGACGCCAACGACTATGTCGGCAAGGGTCTGGCCGGCGGCCGGCTCGTCATCCGGCCGAACCCGAAGAGCGCCGCCAATCCGGATGAGTCGATCATCGCCGGCAACACGGTGCTCTACGGCGCCACCGAGGGCGAGGCCTACATCCGCGGCATCGCCGGCGAGCGCTTCGCGGTGCGCAACTCCGGCGCCATCGCCGTCGTCGAGGGCGTCGGCGACCACGGCTGCGAATACATGACCGGCGGTGTCGTCGTGGTTCTCGGCTGGACCGGGCGCAACTTCGCGGCCGGCATGTCGGGTGGCGTGGCCTATGTGCTGGACGAGGACGGCTCCTTCCGCTCGCGCTGCAACCTGGCCATGGTGGACATCGAGCCGGTGCCGGAAGAAGACGACCTGCTGGAGAAGCTGCATCACCACGGCGGCGACATCGAGCACAAGGGGCGCGTCGATCTCACCGACGACATGACCCGCCACGACGACGAGCGGCTGCGCCAGCTCATCGCCAATCACATCGCGCATACCGGCTCGGCCTGGGCACAGCAGATCCTCGACGAGTGGGACGATTTCCGTCCGAAGTTCGTCAAGGTGATGCCGGTCGAGTACCGCCGGGCGCTCAAGGAAATGGAAGAAAAGCGGCTCGGCCTGGTCGCGGCCGAGTAAGGGAGACGGACAGATATGGGTAAAGTCACCGGGTTCCTGGAGATCGACCGGCAGGACCAGAAGTATCAGCCGGCCTCCGACCGCATCCGCCACTTCAAGGAGTTCACGCTGCCGCTGGAGGACAAGGAAGTCCAGCGGCAGGCCGCGCGCTGCATGGACTGCGGCATACCCTATTGCCACGGTCCCGTCGGCTGTCCGGTCAACAACCAGATTCCGGACTGGAACGACCTCGTCTACAACGGCGACTGGGAAGAAGCGGCGCGCAACCTGCACTCCACCAACAACTTCCCGGAGTTCACCGGGCGCATCTGCCCCGCGCCGTGCGAGGAGGCCTGCACGCTCAATCTCGAGGACGTGCCGGTCGCCATCAAGTCGGTGGAACAGGCGATCGCCGACCGGGCCTACGAGGAAGGCTGGATCCGCCCCGAGCCGGCGGCCGTGAAGACCGGCAAGACCGTGGCCGTCGTCGGCTCCGGCCCCGCCGGCATGGCCGCCGCGCAGCAGCTCGCACGCGCCGGACACACGGTGCATGTCTATGAGCGCGAGCCCCGGGCCGGCGGCCTGATGCGCTACGGCATTCCGGACTTCAAGATGGAAAAGCACTACATCGACCGCCGCGTGGAACAGATGGAGGCCGAGGGCGTCGTCTTCCATTACAATGTGAACGTCGGCGTCGACACCACGGTGGACGAGCTCAAGCACCGCCACGACGCGCTGCTTCTGACCTGCGGCGCCGAAACGCCGCGCGATCCGGGCCTGCCGGGCATGGACCTGCAGGGCTGCATGTACGCCATGCCGTTCCTCGTTCAGCAGAACCGGCGCGTCGGCGGCGAGGACGTGTCGCACGAGCCGCCCTATTGGGCGGGCGGCAAGCATGTCGTGGTGATCGGCGGCGGCGACACCGCGTCGGACTGCATCGGCACCTCCTTCCGCCAGGGCGCCCTGTCGGTCACCCAGCTCGACATCCGCCCGCGTCCGCCGGAGAAGGAAGACAAGCTTGCCGTGTGGCCCTATTGGGCGACGAAGATGCGCACCTCTTCCTCCCAGGCCGAGGGCGCGGAGCGCGAGTTTCAGGTCGCCACGCTCGAGATCATCGGCGAGGACGGACATGTCACCGGCGTGAAATGCGCCCGGGTCGATGAAAAGCGCCAGCCCATCGAGGGCACGGAATTCGTGCTGCGCGCGGAACTGGTGCTGATCGCCATCGGCTTTTCCGGCCCGATGGAAGGCACCTATCTGGCCGAACTCGGCGACGACCTCGCCCGCGACGCGCGCGGCAACGTGGTCGCCAACACCGAGGACTACAAGACCTCGATCGACGGCATCTTCACCGCCGGCGACGTGCGCCGCGGCCAGTCGCTCGTCGTCTGGGCGATCCGCGAGGGCCGTCAGGCGGCGCGCGCCATCGACCTGCATCTGACCGGCAGCACCAACCTTCCGCGCTGATACGCTGGCACGACACGACAAGGCCGCGCGCCCACCGGGCTGCGCGACCTTGTCTATTGGTGCTTGCGACGCCAGGTGCAGCCCGGGCGACAGGACAGGCTCAGTGCGGACGGATCACTTTTCCACCTGTGCTAGAAAAGCCCCGATCCGCTCGATCATGGCGTTGTGACTGTCACCGCGCGTCTGTGCGGACGTCCCGCACAACGCCGGGTCGCCGCCGTCCTCGGAAAGGATCTTCGCGCCTGCCGGCGTGCACAAGGGGAAGGCGTCGAGCGGCCCGGCTTCGGCAAGCGTGACAAGACGGGCGGTGTCATCATCGCCGACCGGCTGCGCAAAGTGCGCCTCGCCCTCCCCGGTCGCCCCGAGCGCGATCACAAGGGACGGGACCGGATTGTCCTCACCCGCGTCCAAGACGGCCTCCGCATATTCCGGCGCGATCGCAACCACGGCGGATATTTCAGGCAGGCGGTACGACCGCTCCAGCGGCGCGCGGTCGAGCGACTCCAGCAAGATGCCGCCGGCTGCCAACCAGCCACAGTCGGGGCCGGCCCCGTCCGCGCACGACCGCCGGACAGCGTCAGCGTCAAAACGCCAGCCGCCAACGGCAAGAGCGGCCGTGCCGCCAAGCGCGAAACCGACAGCCGAGATCCGGGTCCGGTCGATGCGCGGCGCCCACTCGGGATCGCCGAGAACAGCGGCAAGGGCGCGCGCGAGATGCTCGGGCCGGCGCCAGATCTCCTCCGCACCCGCGCGCGGGCTTTTCACCCTCGGCGCGTTGACCTCCACCACGACATGCCCCGAACGGGCGAGCCCGGCCGCGAGCCAGGCGCCCGAATCCGGACGTGAGCGGACGCCGCCATGCGAAAGCAGAACGAGAGGAAACGGCCCCGCCGCGACCGCGCCCCCGGGCACGGCCTGAGGGCCGAGAAAGACGGCGTTGCCGGCCAGGTTTTGCACTGCTCCGCCGCGCGCCGGATACCACACCGTCAACGACAGCCCGCGCGCGTCCGAGGAGCCTGCGACCGACAGGGCAACCATGCCCGGGACGTTCGTCGCACCGACAGCGCCGCCTGAAAGGAGAAAGAGGATAATCAGGAAGAAGGGGCGCACGTGCGAAAGCCTTTGCGTGACGGGGGCGGTCGCAATCCAGCAACCACCGGGACCGGCCCGCACTATCCTCCAACCCTCGCAGGCGCAACACCTGCCGGGACAGGCGTTGCGCAGGACCGGGACAGCCGCGCCGCCTCACGCGGCCGCGCGGCCGTCGCTGCTTCTGATGTTCTCCAGGAAGCCGCCGACCTGCCGGTGCAGCGCGCCCGACAGTTCGGCCAGTTCACCGGTCGCGGCGCGGATCTGGTCGGTGGCCGCGCGGGTGCTGCCGCTGGCGGCGGTCAGATCGCCCATGCTGGCGGCCACGCTCTCGGTGTTCTGCGTGGCGAAGCCGACGCTCTGGGTGATCTCGCCGGTCGCCGCCATCTGCTCCTGAACCGCGCTCAGGATCGTATTGGAGATCGTGTGGATGCGCTCCACCGTCGTGGCGATGGAGCGGATCGCGCCGACGGCCTGATCCGACACCTGCTGCACCGCCTCCACCTGCCGCGAGATATCCTCCGTCGCCCGCGTCGTCTGCCCGGCCAGCGTCTTGACCTCATTGGCGACGACGGCGAAGCCGCGCCCCATCTCGCCGGCCCGCGCCGCCTCGATGGTGGCATTCAGCGCCAGAAGGTTGGTCTGGTCGGCGATCTGCTTGATCAGGTCGACGACCTCCCCGATCTCGCGCCCGCTCTCCGCCAGCCGGCCGACGATGGTGTCGGTCGCGCGCGATTCGTCCACGGCCGCCTGCGCCATTTGCGCGGCCTGCTCCATCTCCCGTCCGATGGCGAGGATCGAGGCGCTCATGTCTTCCGCCGCCTGGGCCGCCGTCGACACCGACGTGCTCGCCTGCTCCGAGGACTCCGTCGCCGTCTCCACCGCCCGGGCGGCCTCGTCGACCGCGCCGTCGAGTTCCTGCGACAGGCCGCCGACCCGTTCGGCCGCGGTGGTCAGCCGCTGCACGACGCCCACCACGGAGCTTTCGAAGTCGCCGGCCACCTGCTTCAGGGTTTCCGCCCGCTCCGCCGCGAGGCTGCTTTCGCGCTCCAGCGCCTGACGCGCCTCTTCCCGCGCCTTTTCCGCCAGCCGCGTGCGGAACGCGACCACGGAGCGCGCGATCGACCCGATCTCGTCGCCCCGTTCGGCGCCGGCGATCTCCACGTCGAAATCCCCGTCCGACAGCGCCTCGAGGCCGCCCTGCAGGGCCTTCAGCGGTCGACGGATTCCGAGCGCCAGCCAGAACGCCAGAGCCAGAAAGGCAATGCCGACGGGCATGCACACGATCGCGATCTCGACCATCTGCCCGAGGATCAGCGCATCGAGCTTCGACGCGGCCTTCGCGCCCACGAGATCGGCGGCCGTCGCCGGATCGCCCAGCGCCGCGGTCAGCGAGACACGAAACGTGTAGAAGGCATAGCCGGTGCCGGCGAGCATGATGACGGCCGCCGTCGCGACCATGAGGAGAAACCGGCCGAGAACCGACAGGGTGCGGCGGCGCTGATCTGTGGCGTGCATGCGAATGTTCCCGAATTCGATACACCGACAGGTTTCTCGCAATTGATGAAGAAAGAGAAAACCACACGCGCCCGCGTTCGAAAATCGCGACGACGGATCGCCGGCCGCAGGGTCACCCCCGCCAGGAAGCCCGACGCCAAGCGACGGCGAAGCAACGCCAGGACGCGTTTCATGGCCGAATCGGGCCCGAGCTTCGTTCGTCTGTGGCTCTCAGGTAACCGGCACCCGGCCGGGGCTCGAAACCGGGGCCGGAGCCGGTCGCTGCACGGTCTCTTGTCCGGATGTCGTCTTGTCCGCGTGTGGTCTGAGGCGGGCGCCAGCTTGTCGAAGATCGAGACCAGCTTGTCGGACATCGAGAGATGCGCGCCCAGTCGCGCGCGCGAACCACGCGCTCAGGAGCCGGGCCGGCGGAAATCGTCCACCCGCCCCTCGGTCGGCGGCAGCACCGCGCCTTGCACGATCAGGCGATACTGAGGCGTGTCGACCACCGGCGCGTTGCGGGCATCCTCCGCGCCGGCCAGTTCCGTTTCCGGCGAGCCCGTCCGACCGGTGAGAACGACGAAATTGGGATCGTCCTCGACACCTTCGAAGGCATAGGCTCCGGAGGAGCCGAGCACGCGGGCGATCGCCCGGTCGGCGAAGAAGGCGAGCTTTCGCTTGCCGGGCCAGGTGAAACCGATGCCGTCTCCGCTGCGCAGGCGGCGGCGACGCCCCTCCACATCCGGGCCGAAGGACGTGTAGCCGCCCTCCTCGCTCAGGAAGACGTCCCACACATCGACATAGATGGCATTCGCCGCCTCGACACGCGCCTTGATCAGGCTCGTCACCAGATTGAAGTTGGCGCGCCGGGTCTGGCCCTTGGGCGGCGGCAGGCCGACCCAGATCACGGGCGTGCGCTGCGCGCGGGCCGCCGACAGCACCCGGTCGACCCGGCCGGCGTAGCCCGCCGTCCAGGCCTCGGTGCCGAATTCGGCCGGCTCGCCCGCCAGCCCCAGCGACCGCACGGCCAGCTCGCGAATGTCGTTCTTGCCAAGAAGCATCACCACGACGCCAACACGCCGCCCCTGAACGGCGGCGCGCATCCGGTCGCCGATCTCCGGCCCAAACTCGGTGGCAAGGCCCTCGTCGCGAAACAGCAGCCGGTCGACCCGAACGGAGGGCACCTCCGCATAGGCCGCCTCGAGCCCTTCCGCCAGCTCGTCGGCCAGCCCGTCGCCGACGACCAGGACAATGCGGGCATCCGCGTCCTTGGGCACCTCGACGATCACGGGTTTCACCGGCTCGCGGCGCGGCTGGACCTGCTCGCGCGGCTGCTGCTCGCGCATGCGGCTGCGGCGATCGTCGCGCTCGACGCCGAACAGGCGAAAGAGCGGCGACAGCGGGTGAAATCCGCCGCCGCTCGGCGTGTCGCCCGGCTGCACGATCGGGCCGCGGCTTTGCGCCGCCACATCGCCCGGTACCGCGGCCAGCCCGACCGCGAGGCCGAGGCCGAGCGCGGCGAGACAGCGCGCGCCCGAGCGCATCCAGCGGCATGCAAGCGCTGCGATCCGGCCACGGGTGCCCGCCGGACCGGTTGCATCGTCAGCGCTGGAAGGGGCGATGGTGATCATGCCCCGACCTTAGCGAATTCCGCGCCTTGCGTCCAAGGGCCCAACGGTGGCGCGTCGCACGCTCAGCGCCCCGAACGGATGTGCTGCAACAGCGCGACGGAGGCGTAGCCGTCGGGGATCAGGCCGGCCGCGCGCTGATAGGCGCGAATGCCCCGCCGGGTCGCCGGTCCGACCCGTCCGTCGACCGATCCGACCGAGAAGCCGCGCCGGTTCAGGAGCGCCTGCAGGTCCTTCGTCTGCGCCCGGTTCAGCGGCAGCGCGTCCCGCTGCCAGGGCTGCGCGAAGGGACCGCCGCCGATGATCCGGTCGGCCAGATGCCCGACCGCGAGCGCATAGGCCGTGGCGTTGTTGTAGCGCTTGATCACATAGAAATTGCGCAGCATCAGGAACGCGGGCCCCGAGGCCCCGGCCGGCAGCACCAGAACCGCATCGTCGGAGGGACGCGGAAACTCGCGATCGTTGGTGCGCGTCACGCCGAGCCGCCGCCAGTCGGCCAGCGTCATTTCCTCGTCGACATTGCCGTAGTCGAAGCCGCGCGGCAGCCGGACCTCGTAGCCCCAGGTCTTGCCCGTGCGCCAGCCGTGCCGCTTCAGGTAATTGGCGGTCGAGGCGAGCGCGTCGGGAATGTTGGTCCAGATGTCGTGACGCCCGTCGCCGTCGTAGTCGGAGGAATACTGCTTCCAGCTGGAAGGCATGAACTGGGTGTGGCCCATGGCCCCGGCCCAGGAGCCTTCCATGCTGTCGGGCTGCACGTGTCCGGCATCCAGGATCTTGAGCGCCGTCACGAGTTCGCGGTTCCAGAAGTCCTTCCGCCGAGGCGCCGCGTAGGCGAGCGTGGCGAGGGCGCGCACCACATAGTGCTTGCCCATGAAGGAGCCGTAGTTGGTCTCCATGCCCCAGATGGCCACCACCGCCTCGCGGTCGACGCCGTAGCGCCGTTCGATCTCGGCCAGTTCGCGGGCATAGGTCGCGAGCATCTCGCGCCCCTTCTCGACGCGGGTGTCGGACACGGCTGTGTCGAGATACTCCCAGATCGGCTTGACGAATTCCGACTGCCTGTCCATCAGCCGGATCGTGTCGGGATCCGGGGTCACCCCGGCGAAGGCGCGGCGGTAGGTATCGCGGCCGACGCCGGCATCGCGCGCCACCGGCCAGAAATTGTCGACCCAGCGGTCGAAGGCGGCATCGGCGCTGGCCGGCGCCCCCGGCGCGGCGGTCAATGTGGCGCCCAGCGCCAGGATCCCGCCCCAGGCGGCCACGCGCTTGCGCAAGCCGGCACCCGGTCGCCACCGCGCCCGCGCGGCCCGCGCGGGCTGCATGCTAAGGCTGGAAAAACGCGAAACAATCATCCCAACTCCCGGTGCTTTCCCTCGTCAGCGGATCGCCTGCGATCCATGACCCGCGCCCCCCGGCGCCCGTAACGTAAATGGCGTTCAATGCCGGAACCGCAATCCGGCCTCGATCTGGTTTTCGCTGTAGCCCGCGCCCTGCGACGACGACAGGAACCGGCGGAACGTATAGCGCCCCGTCAAGGCGACATTGCGGGTGACCGCCCATGTCAGCCCGGCGGTGGCGTTGGCCTCGTCCTCGGTCAGCACGATGCCGGTGTAGTCGCGGCGCGAGTACCCGATCCCGAGCTCGCCGGCGAGCGCATCGGAAAACCCGTGCGCCAGCCGCAGATCGCCGGAATAGATGACCGAGCCGGGCGTTCCGTTGAGTGTCGACGGCGCCAGCGCGGTCGACAGGGTGCCGGTGACGGTGGTCAGCCGCGTCGGCGACCACACCAGCGACCCGTCGACGGTCAGACCCTCGAGCTTCGCAAGACGCCGGTCGTCGAGCGTTTCGCTGCGCCACCCCAGGCCGATGTCGCCGCTGATCTTGCCGCCGTTGTCGAAGGCCACGCCGGCGCGCAGCTCGTAGCCGCTGGAGTTGCGGTCGGCGCACAGCGTCAGGTCGCGGCACTGCTCGAAGTAGTGGCGCTTGAACAGGCTGCCTTCCGCGAAGGGCTGGAGGCTCGCCCCCGTCTGGGCGTCGAGACGCAGCGTCGCGGTATAGAGCGCATTGTCGCGCTCCCGGCTCGTGCCCGTGTTATCGCCGCCCGAGTAGACCGTGGAATCCACCCGCCCGCGCAGTTCCGCGCTGACCAGGCCGAGCGACCGGCGCAAGCCCAGAGACCCGCCGAGTTCGTGAATGTCCCGCCCCTCGTTGACCGCTTCCGCCGACCCGCGATCCTCCAGCGTCAGCGCGTAGCGCGCGGTCGTTTCCAGTTCGGTCCGCTCGCTGAGATCGAATTGCAGCCGGGCATCGGCGTTCATCGTCGGATCAGCGTCCAGATCGCTGTCGGGATAGCCGGTGTAGCTGCCCCGGAAGTTGAAGCCGAAACTGTGGCGCGACCAGTCGGACTGCAGCCTGAGCGCCGGCGCGATGCGATAGAGCGAGCCCGAAGATCCGCCCGCCGAGCCCGCAACATTGTCGCTCCAGCCGAGCGTCGTGATGAGTTCGGGGTAGAGCAGGAACGAGCCTGCGCGCAGGCCCTGTGGCGCGTCGCGGCGCGTCTCGCCGTCGTAGACCTCCAGATCGAGCGTCCCGCCGCCGCCGTTCGGCGCGCGCCGCTGCACGGCCCGGAGGCGTTCGGAAAAGGGCTGAAGCGGACGGACGCGACCGACCTCGGCCAGCGGCTCGATCCGCTCGCCGGCATCGCCGACCGGAACGCGGGCGGTGTCCGCGCCGCGCAGGCCCTCGGCGGTCTCGGCGTCCTCCGCGTCCTGCGGATCGAGCGGCGCGCGCACGCCGCCGGCCTCGAACCCGCCGCGCAGGTCGACGTCCTGCGCCTGAACCACAGGCACAGCCAGCACGGAAGCGAGAAGAAAGACGGCCAAGCGTGACATGAACGACAACCGGTCAGGGGCGGCGGCGCACGGGCCTCCGCAATCGAAGCGATCATGATTTGTTAAGGTTAATGGAGCGTTGACGCCGCCGACCGCCTTTGCGCGCCGGCCGCACCCGTCGGAGCGCCGGAGCGCAAGGCTCGGCCGGGTTGCCGCACGGTCGGAATGGGTCTAAAAGGACGGCTTGATTTCAGAATTTCCACGCTCGGAGCATTGCAGAATGAGTGCGCCTTCGTCAGAGACGGACCGGTCCGCGGTGTCTTCGCCACGCCTGTCGGCGCTGCGCACGATCGACACCGGCGTGGCCGGGCTGCGCAGCCTGCGCGATGCCCTGGCCAACGGCCTGTCGGAGCCTTTCGCGCGCGCGGTCGAGACGATCGCCGCGGCGAGCGGCCGGGTGATCGTCACGGGCGTGGGCAAGAGCGGTCATGTCGGCGCCAAGATCGCCGCGACGCTCGCCTCCACCGGCACGCCGGCCTCCTTCGTGCACGCCACCGAAGCGAACCACGGCGATCTCGGCATGATCACCGACCGGGACGTGGTGCTTGCGCTCTCCTGGTCCGGCGAAACGCAGGAACTGGCGGCCACCATCGCCTACACGCGGCGTTTCAAGGTTCCCCTCGTCGCCCTCACCTCGCGCGCGGACAGCGCGCTCGGGACGGCGGCCGACATCGTGCTCGCCCTGCCGCGCGCCCAGGAAGCCTGCCCGCACGGGCTTGCGCCCACGACCTCCACGCTGCTGCAGATGGCGCTTGGCGACGCGCTGGCGATCACCCTGCTGGAAGCCCGCGGGTTCACCGCCCAGGACTTCAGGACGTTCCACCCCGGCGGGCGCCTCGGCGCGAGCCTGCTGCGCGCCCGCGACATCATGCACACCGGCGAGAAACTGCCGCTCGCGACCGCGGGCACGCTGATGCGCGACGCCATCGTGCTGATCACCCAGAAGGGCTTCGGCGTTCTCGGCATCGTCGACGAGGGCGGACGGCTGATCGGCATCATCACCGACGGCGACCTGCGCCGTCATCTGTCGAGCGATTTCCTCGACAAGACCGCGGAGCAGGTGATGACCCGCGATCCCCGCCGCATCCAGGGCGACCTGCTGCTGGCGGCGGCGATGGAGTTCATCAACCGCTCGTCGATCACCTCGGTCTTCGTGGTCGAGGACGACCGGCCGGTCGGCATCATCCACCTGCACGATCTGCTGCGCCACGGCGTCGCGTGAAACGTGCAGGATAGTTAACGCCCTGTTTACCTTAACGAATTTTAACCCGGGCCCGACCCCGGGTTCGCGCCGCGCTTAGGGATTGATTAGCCCGGCACGCCCTATCATCGCCTCCGTTCCCGGTCGTCAGGACCAGCTCCGGAGCATGACAGGACCATGGATCTCAGTTCTATCATCGGCATCATTGCCGCCTTCACCGTTGTCGTGATCGCCATCCTCCTCGGCGGCAACATCACGCAGTTCATCGACGTCCCGTCGATGCTGATCGTGCTGGGCGGCGGTTTCGCGGCAACGCTCGTGCGCTTTCCGCTGGCCGGCATCGGCAGCGCCTTCGTGGTCGGCAGCAAGGTCGCCTTCACCCACAAGAAGGTGAGCCCGCGCGACCTGATCGAGGAAGTCACCAGCCTCG
It encodes the following:
- a CDS encoding glutamate synthase subunit beta; translation: MGKVTGFLEIDRQDQKYQPASDRIRHFKEFTLPLEDKEVQRQAARCMDCGIPYCHGPVGCPVNNQIPDWNDLVYNGDWEEAARNLHSTNNFPEFTGRICPAPCEEACTLNLEDVPVAIKSVEQAIADRAYEEGWIRPEPAAVKTGKTVAVVGSGPAGMAAAQQLARAGHTVHVYEREPRAGGLMRYGIPDFKMEKHYIDRRVEQMEAEGVVFHYNVNVGVDTTVDELKHRHDALLLTCGAETPRDPGLPGMDLQGCMYAMPFLVQQNRRVGGEDVSHEPPYWAGGKHVVVIGGGDTASDCIGTSFRQGALSVTQLDIRPRPPEKEDKLAVWPYWATKMRTSSSQAEGAEREFQVATLEIIGEDGHVTGVKCARVDEKRQPIEGTEFVLRAELVLIAIGFSGPMEGTYLAELGDDLARDARGNVVANTEDYKTSIDGIFTAGDVRRGQSLVVWAIREGRQAARAIDLHLTGSTNLPR
- a CDS encoding methyl-accepting chemotaxis protein; translated protein: MHATDQRRRTLSVLGRFLLMVATAAVIMLAGTGYAFYTFRVSLTAALGDPATAADLVGAKAASKLDALILGQMVEIAIVCMPVGIAFLALAFWLALGIRRPLKALQGGLEALSDGDFDVEIAGAERGDEIGSIARSVVAFRTRLAEKAREEARQALERESSLAAERAETLKQVAGDFESSVVGVVQRLTTAAERVGGLSQELDGAVDEAARAVETATESSEQASTSVSTAAQAAEDMSASILAIGREMEQAAQMAQAAVDESRATDTIVGRLAESGREIGEVVDLIKQIADQTNLLALNATIEAARAGEMGRGFAVVANEVKTLAGQTTRATEDISRQVEAVQQVSDQAVGAIRSIATTVERIHTISNTILSAVQEQMAATGEITQSVGFATQNTESVAASMGDLTAASGSTRAATDQIRAATGELAELSGALHRQVGGFLENIRSSDGRAAA
- a CDS encoding DUF459 domain-containing protein, which encodes MITIAPSSADDATGPAGTRGRIAALACRWMRSGARCLAALGLGLAVGLAAVPGDVAAQSRGPIVQPGDTPSGGGFHPLSPLFRLFGVERDDRRSRMREQQPREQVQPRREPVKPVIVEVPKDADARIVLVVGDGLADELAEGLEAAYAEVPSVRVDRLLFRDEGLATEFGPEIGDRMRAAVQGRRVGVVVMLLGKNDIRELAVRSLGLAGEPAEFGTEAWTAGYAGRVDRVLSAARAQRTPVIWVGLPPPKGQTRRANFNLVTSLIKARVEAANAIYVDVWDVFLSEEGGYTSFGPDVEGRRRRLRSGDGIGFTWPGKRKLAFFADRAIARVLGSSGAYAFEGVEDDPNFVVLTGRTGSPETELAGAEDARNAPVVDTPQYRLIVQGAVLPPTEGRVDDFRRPGS
- a CDS encoding lytic murein transglycosylase — encoded protein: MIVSRFSSLSMQPARAARARWRPGAGLRKRVAAWGGILALGATLTAAPGAPASADAAFDRWVDNFWPVARDAGVGRDTYRRAFAGVTPDPDTIRLMDRQSEFVKPIWEYLDTAVSDTRVEKGREMLATYARELAEIERRYGVDREAVVAIWGMETNYGSFMGKHYVVRALATLAYAAPRRKDFWNRELVTALKILDAGHVQPDSMEGSWAGAMGHTQFMPSSWKQYSSDYDGDGRHDIWTNIPDALASTANYLKRHGWRTGKTWGYEVRLPRGFDYGNVDEEMTLADWRRLGVTRTNDREFPRPSDDAVLVLPAGASGPAFLMLRNFYVIKRYNNATAYALAVGHLADRIIGGGPFAQPWQRDALPLNRAQTKDLQALLNRRGFSVGSVDGRVGPATRRGIRAYQRAAGLIPDGYASVALLQHIRSGR
- a CDS encoding outer membrane beta-barrel protein: MSRLAVFLLASVLAVPVVQAQDVDLRGGFEAGGVRAPLDPQDAEDAETAEGLRGADTARVPVGDAGERIEPLAEVGRVRPLQPFSERLRAVQRRAPNGGGGTLDLEVYDGETRRDAPQGLRAGSFLLYPELITTLGWSDNVAGSAGGSSGSLYRIAPALRLQSDWSRHSFGFNFRGSYTGYPDSDLDADPTMNADARLQFDLSERTELETTARYALTLEDRGSAEAVNEGRDIHELGGSLGLRRSLGLVSAELRGRVDSTVYSGGDNTGTSRERDNALYTATLRLDAQTGASLQPFAEGSLFKRHYFEQCRDLTLCADRNSSGYELRAGVAFDNGGKISGDIGLGWRSETLDDRRLAKLEGLTVDGSLVWSPTRLTTVTGTLSTALAPSTLNGTPGSVIYSGDLRLAHGFSDALAGELGIGYSRRDYTGIVLTEDEANATAGLTWAVTRNVALTGRYTFRRFLSSSQGAGYSENQIEAGLRFRH
- a CDS encoding KpsF/GutQ family sugar-phosphate isomerase, translating into MSAPSSETDRSAVSSPRLSALRTIDTGVAGLRSLRDALANGLSEPFARAVETIAAASGRVIVTGVGKSGHVGAKIAATLASTGTPASFVHATEANHGDLGMITDRDVVLALSWSGETQELAATIAYTRRFKVPLVALTSRADSALGTAADIVLALPRAQEACPHGLAPTTSTLLQMALGDALAITLLEARGFTAQDFRTFHPGGRLGASLLRARDIMHTGEKLPLATAGTLMRDAIVLITQKGFGVLGIVDEGGRLIGIITDGDLRRHLSSDFLDKTAEQVMTRDPRRIQGDLLLAAAMEFINRSSITSVFVVEDDRPVGIIHLHDLLRHGVA